The window GTTCCCATGCTTGGTAAACTTATCCCTGAGGCCAGACAAGTTCAAAGGCCCTTCCTATCAGAAGAAGCAACTCTCAGAGCTAGGTGGGCACCACCCATCCACGCCCTGTCTAGCCTGCAACAGAGAAAAAGTGCTTCTGGTGCTCAGCCTGGATGCTCAGATTGAAACAGAAGAAACATGTGAATGATGCCATCTATGCCCTCCCCCAGCTTTGCACCTGGTATATCTCAGTTCCTGCTGGACATGGCATAGAACTACAGTTTCACAAGTTCAGCCTGGAAGCACAGGAAGAGTGCAGGTCTGTCTATGTGGAGGTGCACGAGACCAGCAGCTCGGGGGACCGCAGCCTCCTGGGCAGGTACCAGCAGCACTGGGGAGGAGCCCAGCATCAGCCCCATCCTCCCCAGGCTGACAGTCACAGCTTCCTACGGATTAGCCCAACTTGTCCCTTGCTTCATTTTCTTTGAGTACTCCAAGCCAGGGATCTCTTCATCATCACCCTAAAAAAGACCTGCCCTTTCTCACCTCAAAGCCTTTGTTCTTTCTATCACCCTTCACTCGGGGGCCCTTTCCCAGTGCCCCATCCCAGCTGTCCCACACACGGGTCTATTTACCCTTCCCTCAGAAACACTCGCTGATTTTTCCCATCTCACAGTGGCTTGAGTTCAAGCAGTTTGTTTAATACTTTGTCTACTAAATACATGTGTATTCCTCACCAGACCCTAAATTCCATAACTCAGACATGCCTCCCGTCCTCTTTGGCATCACCCAGAGCTCCAAGTGAGGCCTGTGGGCAGCCGCACTGCAGCCCCGCCAGCCAAGAATCCCATGCCCACAACTGCTCTTTGCTCTGGGCAGGTTCTGTGGAGCAGAGCTGCCCCCGCGCCTCCTCTCCTCGCACCATCAGCTGGCTGTGCTCTTTAGGACAGATCATGGCATCAGCAGCACGGGCTTCTCAGCCACCTACCAGGCCCTCAATGCCACAGAGAGTAGGTGCCCTGGGGCAAGTGGGTGTGGGCAGTAGAAGTGCCCCCAGAAGAACTGGGAGAGCTCTAGACTCTGGTCAGGGGACTGTGAAGGCAGTGGGGGACAGACATATCCCAGGGCACTGCCATTCCTCATGTGCCTACAGACCGCTGTGGGCCCCGAGAGCCCTCCTGCCAGGACAGAGGTTGTAAGGGTCTGCAGTGGATGTGTGACACATGGAGAGAGTGTACAGACAGCGGTGGTGACGAGTGCAGCCTCCCCTTGTTCCCACCTCCAGGTGAGAGGCCAGCATCAGGGCCCCCTGGACAGGGCATGTCAGCCTGGAGCAGGCTGGGTACCCATTTACAACACACTTCATAATGGCCATCCCTGTTCTCCCTGATGAGGGGGGTTCACCATCCTGACTTCACAGAATCCTATGTCACCCGAAGTTAAATGGGAATCAATGGTTGAGCCGACAAGAACCAGCCTAGCCttctcacagagagagagagacagagacagagacagagagagacagaaagagagacagagagtgtcccTCCCCACAGCTCACCTTAAAGATGAAGGTGAAAGCAGGGAAGTTTCTCCTAGATGCTGAATGGTCTCTGCTCCATTCTCCCTGAGATCAAAGTGATGTCTGCATGATGCCCACACTGGCCAATGATGCATAGAACAGGCTCTGGAGGAACAGAATCCTCAATACTTGAGCATCTCTCCATTTTATCTCCTTTGAGTCTCACAACAACCCCTTCTGACCTATATAGAATGATTAGGTGACTTGCCCCCAGTCACAGAGCCAGTGAGTGGTCCCCACAGTGACACTCCCCTCACCCTGCAGAGATGGCCTGTGAGCCTGTCCAAGTGGAGATGTGCATTGGGCTAAGCTACAACACCACGGCCTTCCCTAACATCTGGGTTGGCATAGCCACCCaggaggaggtgatggaggtCCTCAGAGGTTACGAGGTACTCTGGGAAGAAATAAGGAGGGACCCCCCCCCAAAAGGGGAGGGAGCCTGGGGTACAGGTGCCTGAGGGCTGATCTCCTTCCACAGAGCCTCACAAATCTGCCCTGCTACCAGAATTTCCGGAGGCTCCTCTGCGGGCTGCTGGTGCCCCACTGCACCCCACTAGGAAGTGTCCTTCCACCTTGCCGCTCTGTCTGCCAGGAGGCAGAGTACCAGTGTCAGTCTGGCCTGGCACAACTGGGTACCCCGTGGCCCTTCAACTGCAACAGGCTGCCTGAGGCAGCTGGCCTGGAGGCTTGTGCCCAGCCCTGACACTGAAGTGGACCCCTGCCCTCTGCCTACCATCCTTCTTTACCTTTCAGGGTGGGCAGTACCAGGACAAATGAAGGTGGACCATCATGGGACTCTGCCCCTCTTCTCTGGGACCTCCCAGGAAAGAGAGAAGTCTGAGACCCTCCCACTCCCCTAGCTCCCTCCCTGTCCCATTACTAGTTCCATCTGCTGCAGGCAGCAAGCCTGACTCCAAGCTGTGCCATTGATGAGCTAGACTGGGTTCCACCCAAGCCTCTGACCTCTGTTTCCTGTCATCTGCCTTCCGCCtctccatctgcttctttctagGTTTCTCTATCACATGccgtttaactttttttatttactcagtcAGTGCCTAGGAATGTGGCAGGTCCTAAGTCCTGGGGATCCAGTTGTCTACCTGCCTCTAGAACCCTCCACCCTCAGTTCTCGCTTACGTTTCTCCTGGAATGGCTCTTGTTCTTAGTCTCGATCACCGTACTAACTCTCCTTCCAGCTCCTTGGAGCAATAGGTGCCCTGAGTGTCTGTCTCACGGTTCTGCCTCTCTGTCTTaagtctctctccccctcctttctctcccaaaAGTTTGGCCGGCCGCCTGGCACACCACGAGTtatttcccacccccaccccaccccgctaTTCCCGACgggagctcttggtttcctcttggaGTCTGGGAGGAGCGGAGCAGAGCAGGCAGAGAGCAAACCGGCAGGGCCAGGCGAACGAACCTCGAGGGCAGGGGTCGCCCGGCTGGAGGGAAGCGCAGAGGAGGGGATAGGAGTTAGCTGGAGGGTCCAGAAGGAAGCCACAGTGAGGGGACCGCCCGAGAACTGGGAAGGGGTGAGTCTGGTGGAGGGGGaatggggatgggggaggggactgAGACAGACTGCGCGCGGGCCGGGGCGCGGGGAgggctctcccttccttctcagcTGTGCTCTCAGGGATCTTGGGTCGGGGCACCCCATCCTTCGTCTCCCCTCGGCCGCTCAGCTCCAGAGACATGGCAGTGGGGTGGGGACCGGCTCGGCTGAGCTGGGTTGGAGAGCAAGGCAGGTCCCAGAATTCTAGGGCCCGACTCCTGTCCTGCCCGGCCCACAGACTACGAGAGGACCCCGGCGTTCGGGCTCCCCGTGCCAGCGCCATGAGGCCTCTCCTCGCCCTGCTGCTCCTGGGCCTGGCGGCCGGCTCGCCCCCGCTGGACGACAACAAGATCCCCAGCCTGTGCCCGGGACACCCTGGCCTTCCAGGCACGCCGGGCCACCATGGCAGTCAGGGCCTGCCTGGCCGCGACGGCCGAGACGGCCGAGACGGCGCGCCCGGGGCTCCCGGAGAGAAAGGCGAGGGCGGGAGGCCGGGTAAGAAGGCCACGGGGGCGTCGGAGCTGGCACGGCCCCTGCTCCGGCTCTGCGGGGCGGCAAGGCCCAGGGCTCGGCTGTCCCGCCAGGGGGCGCCGCTCCGACCCCACCCGGTCCCGCTCTGCCCTGGGCGGGGATAGGAGAGAGTGACTCAGCCCGCGGGGCCCGAGCTCCCGGACCCTCTGACCCGCGGTCAGATCTGCCCCTGCCCGGCAGGATGCAGGGATGGATATGGGGACGCTGGTGCGTGGGGCGGGCCGGGGCGGGCCGAGGCGGTGGCGGCTGGGGAGCTTAGAGAGGATGGGGAGGCTCCTTGGAGTCGCCCCACGCACATCCCGCTGCGGTGGACGGGCCGCTACACTCACCCGAACCGCCCCCCTTACCCCCGCAGGACTGCCGGGGCCCCGCGGGGAACCTGGACCGCAAGGAGAGGCAGGCCTCACGGGGGCGGCCGGGCCTGCGGGGGAGTGCTCGGTGCCTCCGCGCTCTGCCTTCAGTGCGAAGCGCTCCGAGAGCCGGGTGCCTCCACCGTTGGACGCGCCCCTACCCTTCGACCGGGTGCTGGTGAACGAGCAGGGTCATTACGACGCTGCCACCGGCAAGTTCACCTGCCAGGTTCCCGGGGTCTACTACTTCGCGGTCCACGCCACCGTCTACCGGACTAGCCTGCAGTTCGATCTGGTCAAGAATGGCGAGTCCATAGCTTCTTTCTTCCAATTTTTTGGAGGGTGGCCCAAACCAGCCTCGCTCTCGGGGGGCGCCATGGTGAGGCTGGAGCCCGAGGACCAGGTGTGGGTGCAGGTGGGTGTGGGTGATTACATTGGCATCTATGCCAGCATCAAGACGGACAGCACCTTTTCTGGATTTCTGGTATATTCTGACTGGCACAGCTCCCCTGTCTTCGCTTGATGCCCACAGGAAAGAAAGTGTATGCTCTCTCACTGCTAGAGAAGTGAGGTGTGACACTGTTAGCCACACCATCCAGGAAGGCTGGCCCCCTGGAATGTTGTTAATGActaggaggtggggtgggggcctgTCCTGCAGCTGGCAGGGAATGGGACAGAGGCTGTCTGAGATCAGGGCCTGCAGCATAGGGCACCGGCTGGATTTATGCCCAAGCAGGTGAGGGTCCTCTGGCCCAGGACTCCAAAAGGGGGTGCTCTCTTCCTGGTCCCCTGCTTCTCTGAgtcctcccttttccctcccacTGCTGGGCCCTTTTCTTAGAGACCATTCAATAAatgtacaaaaaagaaagaaaaagaaaaacccacctACTGACTCAACCTTTCTTCCTTACTAGTGGGGGTGCCCTGATTCTGAGgatgggaaagggaagggagctagagggagggaaagggaaggctCTTGGGCTGGATGAACTAAGGGACAGGAGATACAGGAAGCAAGCCCAAGTGAATGAGAGACGGTGCCACAGAGTTGCCGCTGTGTAGGTTGTGAATATTGGTACCTAGCTGAAGAGGGTAACTCAAAGATGTAATATGAACTGAGTATGGGCTACCTTTACCACACACACTCCTGCTCCCATCAACAAAAAAAGAGCCAGGGATTTTCATTCATGACTTACCTGCTGCTTGCTTAGTCCCTAGATGACTGATTAGTTCCTAAAATGACCACAAGAGGACGCCCCAACTCTAGAATGCAGCGATAACCCCGAATAGCTTGAACTCTTGACTACTGGGTTGGTTAGGGGGAGAAAAGGGTGTGAAGGTCCGCCAATGGAATTACagatgggagggggaggaaaaaaaagggtcCTCTGCTCCCAGCTCAGGAAGTTTATCTTTCATAAAATGTTTATCCTCACATTAAACAAACTGTTAGGAGCCAAAGTTCTCCTTGCTCAGCTCCCTGTCCAGTgttgagggaagggaagaaaaagccCTCCCTCAAGCCTCCCAACTCCAAGGTGGAGTtctccaactctctccctccctgctacGCTGGACATACCGTGGGTGGGTTGCACCACCAAGGCTGAACCCTTCGAGGCTCCCCTTCTGAAACCAGCCTGGCCCCATAGCCCAGTAGAATAACTAACAAACCAGGGCTTGCCAGGCCCATATCAGCTCAgcccagtggtgagattcaaataatttaacaaccagttctctgtcctaatgatgttttaagtataagaaaatgatataccaaaaggtagtttattat is drawn from Saccopteryx leptura isolate mSacLep1 chromosome 1, mSacLep1_pri_phased_curated, whole genome shotgun sequence and contains these coding sequences:
- the C1QTNF5 gene encoding complement C1q tumor necrosis factor-related protein 5 isoform X1, with product MAVGWGPARLSWVGEQGRSQNSRARLLSCPAHRLREDPGVRAPRASAMRPLLALLLLGLAAGSPPLDDNKIPSLCPGHPGLPGTPGHHGSQGLPGRDGRDGRDGAPGAPGEKGEGGRPGLPGPRGEPGPQGEAGLTGAAGPAGECSVPPRSAFSAKRSESRVPPPLDAPLPFDRVLVNEQGHYDAATGKFTCQVPGVYYFAVHATVYRTSLQFDLVKNGESIASFFQFFGGWPKPASLSGGAMVRLEPEDQVWVQVGVGDYIGIYASIKTDSTFSGFLVYSDWHSSPVFA
- the C1QTNF5 gene encoding complement C1q tumor necrosis factor-related protein 5 isoform X2; its protein translation is MRPLLALLLLGLAAGSPPLDDNKIPSLCPGHPGLPGTPGHHGSQGLPGRDGRDGRDGAPGAPGEKGEGGRPGLPGPRGEPGPQGEAGLTGAAGPAGECSVPPRSAFSAKRSESRVPPPLDAPLPFDRVLVNEQGHYDAATGKFTCQVPGVYYFAVHATVYRTSLQFDLVKNGESIASFFQFFGGWPKPASLSGGAMVRLEPEDQVWVQVGVGDYIGIYASIKTDSTFSGFLVYSDWHSSPVFA